The following nucleotide sequence is from Anatilimnocola floriformis.
CAAGGAAGCGCAAGACAAGCTCGTCGAAGAGAACAAGAAGTTCGTCGAACTGAAAGAACCGACCGAAGAACAAAAGGCCAAGCACGAAGAAGCCGTCAAGAAATTGAACGATCGCCTTTCGGAACTCGCCAAAGAGGCCGAAAAAGATCCCGACCAAGTGCTGCCGTTTCAAGGCGCGGGTCCGGACAGTCAGCAGCGAAAGATGCCGGTGTTTTTCGTCAAACGAGCCATCATCGACAGCGTAGTGAAGAAATCGCTCGGCAAGAGCCTCGACGAAATCGAAGCCAGCATCGACGCCGATCTCAAGCCGCAGTCGGCCGCGCTCACCGGCTGGAAAGCCGATGGCGAAGCCAGCGTTCTGCAGAAGAAAGCCGAAGTCAAGAACGTCATCGCGGTGCTCGAGGGCGAAGGCCCGCACGCGGACGAAACCATCGTCATCGGCGCGCACTACGACCACGTCGGTTTCGGCGGCCAGGGCTCGGGTTCGCTCGCTCCTTGGACACACGAAGTTCACAACGGCGCCGACGACAACGCCTCGGGCACGGCTACGCTGCTGGAAGTTGCTCGCCTTCTCGCGACCTCGGGCAAAAAGCCGCAGCGGCGAATTGTTTTCATGGCTTTCACGGGTGAAGAGCGCGGCTTGCTCGGCAGCGCGCATTACACCAAGCAACCGCGATTCCCGCTCGACAACACGATCGCGATGTTCAATCTCGATATGGTCGGCCGTCTCGATCAGAACAAGCTGATCGTCTACGGCACGGGCACAGCGAAGGAGTTCGATCCGCTCGTCGACGAACTCGGCAAGAAGTACGAATTCAAAATCACGAAGCATGAAGGTGGCTTTGGTCCCAGCGATCACAGTTCGTTCTATGCCAAGAAGATTCCGGTGCTGCATCTCTTCACGGGGACGCACAGCGACTATCACCGCCCCAGCGACGACTCGCCGAAGCTCAACATCGAAGGGATGCAGCGGATCGCCGATTTTCTACTCGATGTGGTCAACAAGACCGACTCAGCCGAAGCTCGCCCGACCTACATCAAGAACGACAAGCAGGAAGGGATCGCCAGCAGCACCAGTGGTGGTCCGGAAGGTGAGCGGCCTTACCTCGGCAGCATTCCGGATTTCGCCGCCAACGATGAAGGGCTGGCCATCACCGGTGTTTCGCCCGGCAGCCCGGCTGAAAAAGCGGGCATGAAGGGTGGCGACATCATCATCAAGCTCGGCGAGAGCAAAATCAGTGGCATCGAAGATCTGCAGTCGTCTCTCTTCAAATACAAGATCGGCGAAACGATCAAAGTCATCGTCAAACGCGATGGCAAGGAAGTGACGCTCGAGGTCACTCTCGCCAAGCGAATGCGGTGAGAGACGAGGATCAGCCCAGACGCATCAGCAGCCCCCGTTTTGCTGGATTTTGCCGTCGTAGTGGTTTATCGTAATCTGCTCCTATGAGCAACGATTATCCTCCGTACCAATCCGGCAATATTCAGCCGCTGCAGCCACCGCCACTGCCGCCTCTTGCCGGCGTGCGCTGGGAGCCGCCGCGCGCTCTAGAGCCACGCACGCACGCGCAGATCTGCGCGGCCTGGAGCATGGTGGCTGCCGCGTTCGTCATCGTCGGTTGCGTGATTTGCGTGGGAACGCATTTCCTGAACGATGTCAATGTGCCGCTGTGGTGGATTCCCATTCTGTTTCTGGTAGCCGTCGCCGGTGGGCTGACGATCGCTGCCTATCAAATCGCGCCCGCCGAAGGTCAGCCGCAGCGGCAATTTGTGCTCGGCATGGCCGGTAACAGTCTGGTGCTGCTGGCGGTTGCTGCGTCTGCGTTTGCGATCACCACTTTTCCGATGTCGTTTCTGCTGTTCCTGAAGTCGGAAGCGGGAGCGGCCGAAATGAAGAGAGTGAGGCAGCGCGCAGAAATGGCGCAGCGGCAAAGAATCAGAGAGCAGCGGCAGGTGAATGTTGCTCAGTCGGCGTATCAGCGGGAGATGCTGACGATCGAAGCTAACATTCGCGACGCGGAACGCCGATTGGCCGAGGCCGATGCCTCGGAGCAACTCGAAATCGAAAATGAAAAAGCGGCCGAGGTCCAGTTAGTCGCCGAGCGCGATCGTCTGTCGCGAACTGCCTATGCCACGGCGCTGCTCGCGTGCTTGACCAAGCCCGATAGTCACCCGGTGCCCCCCTATGCGGGATTGCTCGATTGGAAACAGGTGAACGTGAGCGATCGCGGCGCCGGCGAGCGGCTGTTGCCGCAGGTTCATCGCGATGCAACAACTGTGTTGCTATCCGAAAAAACGACTCCGGTTAACGGCCTGACGATCAACCAGTTGAAGTTGATCGGCGGAGATTTTCTTCCCGAGATCGCAGTGCGAAAGCGACCGCAGGGCACGCTACTGTTATTCGCGCGCCGTAGCGGCGAGATACTGGAAGTAACGCCGAACAATTGGCAGCAGCAAGCCACGATAGTGGTTGGTGGCCGTTGTCAGGATGTTTTTTTCAAGCGAGACAATATCTATGTCGCGCGCGATAATCCGGGATCGATTCTGACGATGGAATATCGGCGCGAAGATCCGCGCACGGGAGTCCTCATCGATTACAGTCAGACGCTCGTCAATGCTCCGCGGCAACTCACCGTCAACAACCGCACCCTGTTCGGCGTGACCAGCGAAACGGCGCCGCAGTTGTGGGCGAAGATCGACCGTGGCGTGGTGACAGAGGTGCAAGAACTGGCAAAGGTTCGCGATCCGAATAGCCGGTTTCTGCCCGAGCAACTCGGCCGTGATGTATTCGTTGATGGAGGCCGGCAGATCTTCGTTGCGCAGAAAGATGGCGTGTACCGCGGCCAACTGCCGGCCAGCAATGCAACAAGTCCCGCGTCGCGCAACGATAGCGGCGGTTTCGCGACGCTCAGCGGGAAGCATTTTTCCGCCGGCGACGAAGATTTTCCGCTCGATCAAATCACTTGGACGAAGGTGCTGCCCGCGGCAGGAATCGACGTTACCAAGTTTGCGACGATGGGAAATGAACTGCTCGCAACTTGCAACGAGCAGACGAACTTGATTCTGTTCGACAAGCAAGGGAAGCCGCATTCGCAGCACACCTGGCCCGGTGCGGGCCGAACCGTCGGAATCGCCGGTGCGCGCGATCTGCCCCTGCTGATTGTGTTCACGCAAAACAGTGTCTTCGCGGTCAGCAACGAAGTGGTCTCCACAGATCCGCCGTTTGTGGTCAATGTTGGTAAACCGAATCCGCCTCCACCGGAAAATAAACAGGCCGTACCTCCGCCTGAAGTGCCAGCGCTCAAACCGGGCGAACGGACATATCCCGTCGTTTCCAGTCATGCCTTGCCGCGCGCCAATAACAAGAACATCGCTGGCGAGTCGACGAAACTGCGCGGCGCGAATGTCACCGAGTTGAAGGTGAACGCGCAGCGCTGGGTTTGGGGCGAGGATGAAAATCAGATCTTCGCGCTCGAAGGCAACACGATTCATCGGATCAATGTGCAGTCAAAAAGCATCGAGATTTCAGTCGACCTTGCACCCGAGGAAGGTTCGGTTTCCCATTTTGCAGCGACGATTACCAAGCTAGTCGCCATCGTGCCGAAGGCTCGGCAGTTGGCCGTGCTGAATCCGGTTACGCTGCATCCCGTCACATTCGAGCTGGCTGGCTTTACGATCAAAGAAGGAGCGGCCCGGCCTGGCTTTTTTGCTGCGACGCGCGACACGGACAATATCGCGATCAGCTACGGTCCCGACTTCGCCAAAAAGACCGACATCTTCAACGTGTGGGAGAGACGCGTTGTAACCACGATCGAGCCTCGGTTTTTTACGCCCCCTTGCGCCTCGTTGCAGACCATGGCCCTCGGCGAGAACCTGGTGATCGCCGTGGAAGGAGGGCGGCTGTACACCGTCGAATGGAACGCCAACACCTGGCGCGTGATCTCCAATCCTCGAGCCACGAACAATTACAAGACAGATTCCTTCGCCTACAACCGGCGAACCGGACGCCTCTACATGGGAACCAAGACTTCGATCAATTTCCTTACCTTAAAGGGACCAGACGACCCTTATCCGCCGATCGAAAAACCTGCCGATGCTCAAATCGCTTTCACGCCAGATGGTGAATATTACTGGCTCGACAATGGCAAACAATTTGATCTGAACGGACGCGCGACGGTGGCGCTCGACCTGCCCAAGACCGGCGGCGGCGTAACCATCGGCCCCTTGGGCAACAAGCTGATGATTGGCAATCAATTGATTGAACTAACCAAGTAACATGGCCGACCTGTTTTCCTCATTGCCGAACGGCCCGTACGAGGAGCCGATCCTGGCGGAAGCCGACCCTGCCTGGCCACCGTCTCCTCCGCCGCCACCCACGAATCGCCGCGGCTTGCCGGACGCAGAGCAACTCGAGCGGGCCATCGAAGGACGAATGGCTTGTAGCCTGGCCGTGGCCAGCTGGGTTCCCGCCCTGGCCCTGATCGTTTGCGGTCCGTTGGTGATTTACTACCACATGCGGATCTACCTGCTGAGCCTGACCAACTGGTTCGTGCCGCTGTCGGTGCTGTTCGGCGTGGCGTTGTTCTTCGGCCTCTTGGCTTTTCTCCGTCTCTTCTCCTATGGACAAGGGACGCGACTCGGCGCGCCGCTGGTCTGCGTATCGATCGCCGGTTTTTTGCTCGGCCTGGCCGGAGGCGTGCTGGTGGTGTGCGCACTTATGATGCCATCGCTGCTGCTCGCCAAATCGAAACTCGAGCGCGAACAACTCCAGCGAGAAGCCGTCGCCGCGGCGGGAGGAGTTGCGGAGCTGATGCCGGAGCAAAAGGCAAGGCTGGCAGAAGCAAGGGACAGGGAGCAACTCGCGATTAGCAAGGTCCGAAAACGGATCAACAAAACGGATAGCGCGCGCATGGCTCGTGAGCTCGCGCGTAACAAGCGTCAGCAAGAAGAGACGGCTCGACTCAACGAGGTTACCGAGCAACGGCGAATTGCTCTCGCCGCACAGGTCGAGGAACAGCGCCGCCGCGCCGAAGCCATCAAGTCATCGGATAAGCCCGGCAACTATCGCGCGGCCATGTATGCCCAATTGACCGCAGGCGATAAGACGCCTCTTCCCGAGTACGCCGGCCCCGACGGCGAACGAAACGGCAACTGGTCGCTCACTTGGAACACGCTCGACATCCGCCCCGCGCTCAGGCCCCGCGCGCCGGCATCGACGGAGTCGCTCCTCGATGGACGCTTCGTCGTCAACGGCCTCGAGATCCGCCGCCTGAAACTGGCGGGCGAAGTGTTCGTACCGCAAGCCTTCATGTACTTCGGCAGTTTGTGGCTGTTGCAAACCGACGGCCAACTGATGGAGATTAACTTGGCGGATTTGCGGCCGGAGCAGGACTTTTTTCTTCGCAGCCGCTGTACCAATCTCAATCTGCTGCGTGAGCCAGATGCCACGCGCTTGCTCGCGTTTGCCGATGACAAGTTGATTCGTATCGGTCTCTCGCGCACCGAGGGAAAACTTGAAGTAGACGCCACGCAGCAGAAACTGTCGTTCCCGCGACAAGCGACGGTCTTTGAAAACGAGTTTCAAGTCGTCGCCGGCAGCGAACAGCCCATCCTCGCCACCTGGCAAAGTTCGCAACTCACCACCATTCGTGAACTAGGGCGGGCTCGTCAGGGTGCGCCAAGCGGAGCCTTTGCCGACAGTCAGCATGGCAAAGCGTTTCCTATCGACCGCGCGGGTTCGTTTTATGTCAGTCGGCCCGAAGGTATTTTCCGCGGCCAGTTGGCGGCCGCCGATTTGCCCGACGCGCAGGTCAATCAAACTCCTACTGGACCGCGCGAACAAGCGACTCCCAACCGGCAGCAAGCTTTCTTTTCGGCCACGGTCAGCTTCGACGACCGGCACGTTTTCTCCGGCAAGCAGCGGTGGCCGATGGAAACCATCACTTGGCAAAACGTGATTCCCGCCGCGGGAATTGATCCTGAAAAGTTCGCGCAGCTCTCCACCGATCGCCTGCTGACATGCAGCGCTCAGCACAACCTGCTGGTCTATGACCGCAACGGCAAACAGCTGCTCGCGCAGACCTTTCCAGGCGCGGGCAAAACGCTGGGCATGATTTCGTTGGCTCCGCTCGAGGTCGTGGTGGTCTTCACTGAGAAGCGAATCTTTGTCGTTTCTCCTGATCCCGGCTTGGTTGATGCGAAGGCGCGCCCGGGCCACTATCCCACGGTCGCCTTGCCCGCGCGGCCGCGCGACGACGGACCGGAGTTAGTGTTCAAGCCGGGACCGGATCGACGCTTTGGCGACGAGGTTTTTAAAGTAACGAACCTCCCCGCCGGGACGCAGGGCATTTGGGGAGCACAGCCCGATCGGATATTTGTGCTCGACAGTGAAGGGGGCATTCACAAGGTCAGCACAAGCACCTGGCTGGTGGAGAAGTCGCTGCCGCTCGGCGACAAGGGGAGCGACCAGCCGTACAGCATTGATGAATTGCGCTGGACTCAGGCGGGGCTTGTGGCCAGCCTGCCGCGGTTGCATTTGCTGGCCGTGATCGATCCCGACACGCTGCAGGTTCGGCGGACGTTCAATTTCCACGGCTGGCAGGAGGGCTGGGCGACTCATCCAAACAGCCCCTACGTGTTTCAGGCCATCCCGCTTCCCGCGCAGCGGTTCGACTTGATCGATCTGCGCGACGGCGCGTTAGTAGCGACGATCAGCGCCGACAAACTGCAATCGAAAGAACGCACTCCTTTCAAGACGTCGGTCGCCTTTGGTCCACGGCAGGAGTCGTTCCTCATCGGAGCGGGGAAACGGGCTTATGCTGTGAAGCTCACGCCGACCGGTTTCGAACAAATAAACCTGCCCGATAGATTCTTCAAGGGCTCACGAGTTGAGTTCGACGTACACGATGACAGCCAGCAAGTGTTGATGTCGAGCGGCGTGGAAGTGTTGCTCAGCGAACTGGAAGGCAAAGGGATCATGGGACTTCCCGATGTGCCTGCCGGTTCTCCGGTCCGTTACGGCCGCGATGGCAAATCGATCGTACTGAACGAACGCGAGTATGACCTGACCAGCCGCGAGATGAGGCCGATTGAAAAGGAACTGGCGCGCGCCGTCTACGCTCGCGACGGCAAGAGCTTTATCAGCAACGGCCAAACGGTTTATATAGCGAAGTGACAGCGCCGCTTTGACGCATAAGCGACCCCCGTTTTGCTGGCTTTTGCCGCCGTAGTGGATTATCGTAACCTGCTCTTATGAGCAGCGACCCGCCCTATCAATTCGGCAGTATTCAGCCGCTGCAGCCCTTGCCGCCGGGCGGTGGTGCGCGCTGGGAGCCGTCGCCGGTTCGCGAGCAGCGCACGGGTGGGCAGATCTGTGCCACCTGGGGCATCGTGGCTGCGGTGTTCGTCATCCTGAGCTGCGCGCTTTGCGTAGGGATGCATTTTCTGCGCGATGTGAACGTGGCGCAATGGTGGATCGGTATTTTGTTTCTGCTCGCCGTCGCCGGCTTGCTCACTTACCTGGCATATCAACTGACGCCCGTCGAAGGAAGACCTCGACGACGGCTGTCGTTGGCACTCGCCAACAACAGCCTGTTGCTGCTGATGCTGGCCGCCACCGTATATGCCATCAGCTTTCTGCCGATGCAGTACCTCCTGTTCTTGAAGTCCGACGAAGCTCGAGTCGCTCTGCAGAAAGCGCGGCAGCGCGAGCAATTTGCCGCGCAAATGCGGTGGAACGCGCAGCGACGAAAAGAGATGGCGCCGATTCGTTATCGCGATGAGATGAAAAGGCTCAACGATCGAGTACGACAGATCGAAAGGGAGTTGGCACAAATCGAGAAGGGAGAGAAACGAGATCTCGAAATCGACGCCAAAGCCACTGCCGGCCGAGTCGCCGCCAAAGAAAATGCGTTGAAGTCCGAGTACGCCGCTGGGCTCGTCGAGGCCATGCGCACGCCGGGCGTTTCAATCCCCACGTATGCAGGTCCACTCGATTGGAAAGATGTCTACGTCTCGAATCGCACGCTGGGACAAAAACGGCTTGAGTTTTTTCGAGAGGCAACTCCCGGCGATCTCGTCGAGAAAACGTCGGCAGACAAAGGGCTGCTGGTCACGCAACTGAAGCTGACGGGAGCGGAGTTTCTGCCGGAGGTTGCACTCCGCAAGCGACCGCGGGGGTCGCTGTTGATTTTCGTGCGCCGCAGCGGCGAGTTGCTCGAGGTAACGCCTCAAGATTGGCGACTCCAACATACGCTGGTGTTTGGCGGAGTGTGCCACGATTTGTGTTACCTGAGCGACAACGTTTTTGTCGCTCGCGAAAATCCAGGTTCGATCCTCAAGATCGAATACCGCGGCGAAAACACCCGCACCGGCGATCTGGTCGAGTTCCATCAGACGCCGATGGTCGCGCCACTGCAACTGGCCGTCGGCATTAGCGTCGACGGCGCCCCCTCGTACCAAACCGTTAACGCTGCCGCGCCGCCGCTACTGGCCCGCACGGAGTTCAGCGATCTGCGCGAGGTCCAAGAGCTCGCCAAGGTGCGCGAGGCGAACGGGCGATTTCTTCCTGAGCAGCTCGGCCGCGATTCGTTTGTCGATGCCAATCGAGAATTCTTCGTCGCGCAGAAAGACGGCGTGTATCGCGGTCAGTTGCCCGCGAGCAACAGCAAACGTCAATCGCGCAGTAATCAAGCCGGCTTCGCGACACTCGATGGCAAAAACTTTTCCGTGGGAATGGAAAACATCCCGCTCGAGCAGATCACCTGGACCAAAACGCTCCCGGCCGTCGGCATTGATGTAACGAAGTTCGCCGCGCTCGGAAATGAGTTGCTCGCGACCTGCAATGATCGAGCGAACTTGCTTCTCTTTGACAAGCAAGGCCGGCCTCATTCGCAGCACACCTGGCCCGGCGCTGGCAAGACGCTGGGCATCGCCAGCGCTGGCGACCTGCCGATGGTGCTCGTCTTTACCGAGAAGAGTCTTTTCGCCGTAAGTACCGCGGCGGTTTCTGTCGAACGGCCGCTGGCCGGTGCAAATCCTTCTACTTCGCCAAAATCGCCCACGACGAAACCGGTTGATTCGCCGCCGGAGAAATTTCGGCCGAACGTGCGGCGGTACCTGAGCGTCGCGAACGCCGCGTCGCCCATAGATTTGCAACGAAATATTGCCGGCGCGAGCAAGCAACTCGAGAAAGCGAAGATTACCGAACTCCAACTTGATGCGCGGCGTTGGGTTTGGTTCGAACATGACAACTTGCTCTTCGCCCTCGAAGGGAACACGCTCCACTGGATCGAAGTCTCGGGTCGCACGATTCAGCGTTCGATCGAGCTCTCGCCCGCCGATGCACCGGTCACTCATCTGGCCTGGAGACAAAGTCGGCTTGTCGCCGTCGTGCCGAAGCTGCGACAGCTGATGACCTTCAATTTGCCATCGATGAAGCCGACCACTTATCAGTTGAATGACTTTACCGCCAACGAGTCGGGGGCTGGGTCAGACTACTTTGCCTCGTCGCGGCACTCCAACTACATCGCCTTGAGCTGCGGCCCGCCGAACGACAAGAAGACCGATATTGTCAGCGTCCGACTAGGAACGGTGTTCCTTACGATTGATCCCAAACAGCTGAAGCCGCCCGTCTCCGAACTGCAGACGATGGCGATGGGCGACGGCATTGTCATGGCCGTCGCGGGTGGCCGCCTGTATTGCATCAAGTGGGGCGCCACCGGTTGGTCGCAAGAGCCGGTGCCTAATGGTCGCGAGGATTACGAGTCGGATTTTTTCGCCTACACGTGGGGTCCGCGGCGGGTGTTCATGGGAAACGACACCTCACTGACCTCTTACAACCTGCGCGAGGCGAACGAATTGCCACTGTCGATCGTCAAGCCGCGCGAAGCCGCGATTGAATTCGTCCCCGATGGCGACGCGTATTGGCTCAACAACGGTAAGCGGTGCGACCTCAAAGGAAACGTGACGCTGTCGCTCGATTTGCCGAAGACCGGCGGCGGCGTGAGCATCAGCCCTTCCGGCAAGAAACTAATCATCGGCAATCAATTGATCGAACTCACCGAGTAACGCTGCGCATGACCGACTTGTTTGCATCACTGCCGAGCAATCCTGACGAGGAGCCGATCCTCTGCGAACTGGCTCCCGAGCCGCTGCCCGCTTGGGCTGCGCTGAGCGGACCATCGGAAGCGGAGATGATCGAGCGGGCCATCAAGGGAAGGATTGCCATCACCCTGGCCATTGCCAGTTGGCTTCCTGCGCTCGGAGTGATCGTGATCGGTCCGCTGATCGTTTACTACCACACCCACCTCCTCTTGCTGAGCCTCGATACTTGGTTCGTACCGCTCGCGGTGTTGCTGGCCCTCGCGCTCGTTTTTGCAATCGTGGCCTTTTTTCGCACGCCCAAGTATTACCAGGCAGGCCAACGAGGAACGGCTCTCGCCTGTCTCTCGATCGCTGGCGTGTTGCTGAGCGTGGCCGTGGGAGTGATGGCCGTTTGCGCCTGGAAGATGCCCGCGATTCTGCTAAGCAAAACCGACGCCGGCCGTGAACAACTCCACCGGCAAGCGGCCAACCAGGGTGATCCCGATTTGACCGCCGCGCAGAATATGGACCTGCGCAAAAACCGGGAAAGAGAAAACGCTGCCGCCGCAAAATTGGCCAAACGAACAACCGAAGTCACCACCGCGCAAGCTGCCCGCAAGGAAGCGCGAGAGAAAGAGGAAACACTCGAGAAGATTCGGCGCGCGACGGCTGCTGACAGGCAACGCGCCGCCCGCGAAGCGGAGGTTCAGCAACAGGCCCTGCGTGAGGAGGAAATCAAACGGAACGACAAGCCCGGCAACTATCGTCAGGCCTTGCGCCTGCGGCTGACGCAAGGTGTCGACTCCACTCCCTTGCCGGAGTACGCAGGTCCCACCGGCGAGCAAAACAACAACTATTCGCTCGACTGGAAAAAGCTCAATTTCCATCCGTCACTCAGGCCCACTCCGTCAGCAGCCACCGAGTCGCTTGTCGACGGTCGCACGCTGCGGGAAGGATTCGAGGTCCGGCGTCTCCGGCTGGCGGGCGAAGATTTCGTACCGCAAGCGGTGGTGTATTACGGCAGCTTGTGGCTGCTGCAAACCAACGGCACGTTGTTGCAGATCCGCCTGACCGATCTGCAAACGGAGTACGAATATCCCCTCAAGACCCGCTGCCACAATTTCAATCTGCTCTTGCAACCAGGGGGCGGGCAACAGCTGCAAGTGTGCGCTGACGACAGCGTGATTCGCCTCGCGTTGTCTCGCACCGGCGAACGATTGCAAGTCGATGCCTCGCACCAAAGGGTGGTCGCGCCTCGGCAGGTAACACTCACGGATGACGATGAATTGGAAGTGGGCACCGGCGGCGAGGAACCACTCATTGCCACCTGGAAAGGAAACTTGCTGACCAGCATTCGCGAACAGGACAGAGCTCGATCGCGCGCGCCGGGCGGAGCGTTTGCCGAGAGCCAGTACGGCCGCAGCTTTACGATTGACCGCGAAGGTTGTTTCTACGTCAGCCGGCCCGAGGGCATTTGCCGCGGCCAGTTGCCAGCCGTCCTGCTGCCCGATGTGAACTTCAAACCGAACCCCAGCTGGCCCAATTATTCGACACAGCGCGAACATAAGTCTCTGCAGACTGCCACCGTGAGCTTGGATGGCTTGAATATCATTTCCGCCGTACGGCGCTGGCCAGTGGCGGATGTCCACTGGCAAACCGTCGTTCCCGCCGAGGGAATCGATTCGGGAAAGTTCGCGCAGCTCAGCGGCAATCGGCTGGCAACTTGTAGCGATCAACACAACCTGCTGATCTACGACGCTGCTGGACCGCAGATTTCCGCACAGAATTTCCCGGACGCTGGTAAGACGCTGGGCCTGGCGTCGCTTTCGCCGTTGGAAATGGTGGTGGTTTTTACCGAGAAGCGAATCTTCGTGGTCGCGCCTGATCATTCACTCGCGCAGGCCCCTCCCAAAACGGAGCACTATCCAACCGTCGACCTGCGCATGCATCCCTACAGCGACGGACCGCCACTGCAATTCAAGTCGGGAACGGGTCGACAATTCGGCGACGAGAGTTACAAGGTCACTCAACTTCCCAAGGGTTCACAAGCCATTTGGGGCGAGCGGGCCAACCGCCTGTACGTGCTGGATGCAGATGGAATCATTTACCGTGTCAACACCGACACCTGGAGTGTTTCGAATTCCTTACCGCTCGGCGAAAAGTGGTCCGAAAAGCCCTACCACATCGACCAAATTCGCTGGACCCAAGCGGGGCTTGTGGCGAGCATGCCGCGGCTTCATCTGCTGGCCGTCCTCGACCCCGATACGCTGAAGATCCGGCGCACCTTCGAATTCCATGCATGGCAGGAACCGTGGGCGACACATCCGCGCAGTCCTTGGATTTTTCAGTCGATACCTACGCGGGGGTATCGGTTCGATCTGATTGACCTGCGCGATGGTGCGATCGTCACCACGATCAACGCTGACAAACTAAAACCCAAACAGCGCGACGGCTATAGAAAGTCAGTCGCCTTCGGCCCACGTCAGGAATCGTTGTTGATTGGCATCTGGCAGCGAGCCTATGCGCT
It contains:
- a CDS encoding M20/M25/M40 family metallo-hydrolase yields the protein MHHQSKFVAIVALAIAGSGSFVLHAIERNAADSQSRIKESVGYLASDELEGRGVGTEGLNKAADYLAGEFKKLGLKTELFDGTPFQKFEVTVSTDLGPKDQNFLTLVGPEQLKLKLGEDFTPLAVGGSAKFDTNLVFVGYGISAKDLNYDDYEGLDVKDKVVVIIRKEPQQKDPKSKFDGERPSRHAPFMQKISNANGHGAAAVIFVNDGLELQSAREQVAKITKEAQDKLVEENKKFVELKEPTEEQKAKHEEAVKKLNDRLSELAKEAEKDPDQVLPFQGAGPDSQQRKMPVFFVKRAIIDSVVKKSLGKSLDEIEASIDADLKPQSAALTGWKADGEASVLQKKAEVKNVIAVLEGEGPHADETIVIGAHYDHVGFGGQGSGSLAPWTHEVHNGADDNASGTATLLEVARLLATSGKKPQRRIVFMAFTGEERGLLGSAHYTKQPRFPLDNTIAMFNLDMVGRLDQNKLIVYGTGTAKEFDPLVDELGKKYEFKITKHEGGFGPSDHSSFYAKKIPVLHLFTGTHSDYHRPSDDSPKLNIEGMQRIADFLLDVVNKTDSAEARPTYIKNDKQEGIASSTSGGPEGERPYLGSIPDFAANDEGLAITGVSPGSPAEKAGMKGGDIIIKLGESKISGIEDLQSSLFKYKIGETIKVIVKRDGKEVTLEVTLAKRMR